One genomic segment of Clavelina lepadiformis chromosome 3, kaClaLepa1.1, whole genome shotgun sequence includes these proteins:
- the LOC143450230 gene encoding all-trans retinoic acid-induced differentiation factor-like isoform X1 has translation MIGGMLKFCYVLIFIQVICYSFVSPEKLPQNDEDICALVSCTSLTPTNSSIEKFCNQSRGLLMRGRCCLDLSTNAIYGVDLSWCNISHLGSMLHEQAPQVVKLNLTFNPNLRTDNKTFRGLTKVKVLSLPSQNGCPSNWTWFNTTWKAWNFTNSNKHYEVCYNQTDTCATLKTFNYSCPENSQCRNDGPGMFQCLCSHGWTGYKCVRHSHGKPSISILIGSFGSATLLSVFFWLSERKNAINR, from the exons ATGATAGGAGGCATGCTAAAGTTTTGTTACGTTCTCATATTTATACAAGTAATCTGTTACAGTTTCGTCAGCCCCGAAAAGCTACCCCAA AACGATGAAGACATCTGTGCTTTGGTATCCTGCACTAGTTTGACACCGACAAACAGTTCTATTGAAAAATTCTGCAATCAGTCACGTGGATTGCTCATGAGAGGACGATGCTGTCTTGACCTCAGCACAAACGCTATTTATGG AGTGGATCTTTCCTGGTGTAATATTTCGCATCTTGGATCCATGTTGCATGAGCAAGCTCCACAAGTTGTGAAATT aaatCTTACTTTTAACCCCAATTTGAGAACGGACAACAAAACATTTCGTGGGTTGACCAAAGTCAAAGTTCT GAGTCTTCCCAGTCAGAATGGTTGCCCAAGTAACTGGACATGGTTCAACACAACCTGGAAAGCTTGGAACTTCaccaacagtaacaaacattATGAAGTTTGTTACAACCAGACCGACACTTGCGCTACACTCAAGACTTTTAACT ACTCGTGCCCAGAAAACTCTCAATGTCGGAATGATGGACCAGGAATGTTTCAATGCCTCTGCTCACATGGTTGGACTGGGTATAAATGTGTGCGTCACAGTCATGGAAAACCGAGTATTTCGATACTCATCGGCAGTTTCGGTTCTGCCACCTTATTGTCAGTGTTTTTCTGGTTATCTGAGCGCAAGAATGCAATCAACAGGTAG
- the LOC143450230 gene encoding all-trans retinoic acid-induced differentiation factor-like isoform X2: protein MIGGMLKFCYVLIFIQVICYSFVSPEKLPQNDEDICALVSCTSLTPTNSSIEKFCNQSRGLLMRGRCCLDLSTNAIYGVDLSWCNISHLGSMLHEQAPQVVKLSLPSQNGCPSNWTWFNTTWKAWNFTNSNKHYEVCYNQTDTCATLKTFNYSCPENSQCRNDGPGMFQCLCSHGWTGYKCVRHSHGKPSISILIGSFGSATLLSVFFWLSERKNAINR from the exons ATGATAGGAGGCATGCTAAAGTTTTGTTACGTTCTCATATTTATACAAGTAATCTGTTACAGTTTCGTCAGCCCCGAAAAGCTACCCCAA AACGATGAAGACATCTGTGCTTTGGTATCCTGCACTAGTTTGACACCGACAAACAGTTCTATTGAAAAATTCTGCAATCAGTCACGTGGATTGCTCATGAGAGGACGATGCTGTCTTGACCTCAGCACAAACGCTATTTATGG AGTGGATCTTTCCTGGTGTAATATTTCGCATCTTGGATCCATGTTGCATGAGCAAGCTCCACAAGTTGTGAAATT GAGTCTTCCCAGTCAGAATGGTTGCCCAAGTAACTGGACATGGTTCAACACAACCTGGAAAGCTTGGAACTTCaccaacagtaacaaacattATGAAGTTTGTTACAACCAGACCGACACTTGCGCTACACTCAAGACTTTTAACT ACTCGTGCCCAGAAAACTCTCAATGTCGGAATGATGGACCAGGAATGTTTCAATGCCTCTGCTCACATGGTTGGACTGGGTATAAATGTGTGCGTCACAGTCATGGAAAACCGAGTATTTCGATACTCATCGGCAGTTTCGGTTCTGCCACCTTATTGTCAGTGTTTTTCTGGTTATCTGAGCGCAAGAATGCAATCAACAGGTAG
- the LOC143450231 gene encoding mitochondrial fission 1 protein-like, whose product MEAILTEKIDPAILLQFEHKYRQEQAMNDLSQTTKFEYAWCLVRSAYKEDWKTGQKLLRELYSQGDEHAKRDYLYYMAIAQYKLQNYDEALKYCEGILTVQPGNHQVKELKRFIEREVMKKGTLGMVAVGAAGLVAGVAAIAATVFVVARKK is encoded by the coding sequence ATGGAGGCGattttaacagaaaaaatCGACCCAGCCATACTTCTCCAGTTTGAACACAAGTACAGACAAGAGCAGGCGATGAATGATTTGTCACAAACAACGAAATTTGAGTACGCCTGGTGTTTAGTACGAAGTGCTTATAAAGAGGATTGGAAAACGGGTCAAAAATTACTACGAGAACTCTACAGTCAAGGCGATGAACACGCCAAGCGAGATTACTTGTATTATATGGCAATTGCTCAATATAAACTCCAAAATTATGACGAAGCGTTGAAATATTGTGAAGGTATCCTCACTGTCCAACCCGGCAACCATCAGGTAAAAGAACTAAAGCGATTCATTGAAAGAGAAGTCATGAAGAAGGGAACATTGGGTATGGTTGCGGTTGGTGCGGCTGGTTTGGTGGCTGGTGTTGCAGCTATAGCAGCTACTGTATTTGTTGTTGCAAGGAAAAAGTAA
- the LOC143450229 gene encoding tyrosyl-DNA phosphodiesterase 1-like, with product MSKTHGWTLSSSEEDSNSSENDSVKSDISSTTVDFLPDDEDKSECPYGEKCHRENPVQFQEFSHPLKRKATDETVGVTGKSEGSYSGYPPAKKKRLDEPGSRICKDPVAVWKASSPYYFLLTTCKGISEEFNYFNQKAREEKFIPPSLGIREILSEDHGTLQRSAQFNYCIDIEWLMEQYPKNVRDKPLLIVHGQQRQSGAALQAEVKRFSNINLCQVDLPPYGTHHTKMMLLLYEEGLRIVISTANLVPQDWSQKTQGFWMSPIFPPLERSTATDCEFKRDLIFYLTSYKKKLLNDWIQIIEGYDLSSANVVLIASTPGRHTGSALSHWGHMRLRKVLHSKIRRVDSSWPVIGQFSSIGSLGANENKWLCGEWLTSLASSNAGTFAGRVSNLPPLKLVFPTVENVRRSLEGYPAGASVPYSSANATKQKWLNSYMHQWNADNTGRSEASPHIKSYTRISPYETNVRAAWFLLTSANLSKAAWGGLEKNATQLAIRSYELGVLFIPPTTHEDLNPHAGAANNTDVIPDSYFHLKTHVKTKCSFFVPFHLPLTRYSSSDKPWTWDAPHTDAPDRHGNIWVPS from the coding sequence ATGAGTAAGACACATGGGTGGACTCTCTCTAGCAGTGAGGAGGATTCAAATTCTTCTGAAAATGATTCTGTTAAATCTGATATTTCATCCACTACAGTTGATTTTCTTCCAGATGATGAAGATAAATCAGAGTGTCCATATGGAGAGAAATGCCACCGAGAAAATCCAGTTCAATTTCAGGAATTCTCTCACCCATTAAAACGGAAAGCAACAGATGAAACAGTTGGAGTTACAGGGAAGAGTGAGGGAAGTTATTCAGGATATCCACCAGCGAAGAAAAAAAGACTTGATGAGCCGGGAAGTAGGATCTGTAAAGATCCTGTTGCTGTGTGGAAAGCCTCATCACCGTACTACTTTCTTTTAACAACATGTAAAGGAATTTCTGAAGAGTTTAATTACTTCAACCAGAAGGCTAGAGAGGAGAAGTTCATTCCTCCATCTTTAGGAATTCGAGAAATTTTGTCAGAAGATCACGGCACACTTCAGCGTTCAGCTCAATTTAATTACTGCATTGATATTGAATGGCTAATGGAGCAATATCCTAAAAACGTCCGAGATAAACCACTTCTGATCGTTCATGGGCAGCAAAGACAGTCTGGAGCAGCATTGCAAGCAGAAGTGAAAAGATTCTCGAACATAAATTTATGCCAGGTAGACCTGCCACCTTACGGAACTCACCACACAAAGATGATGCTCTTGTTGTATGAAGAGGGTCTCCGGATTGTTATATCAACCGCCAATCTTGTTCCTCAAGATTGGAGTCAGAAAACTCAAGGTTTTTGGATGAGTCCCATATTTCCACCGTTGGAGAGGAGTACGGCCACAGATTGTGAATTTAAGCGGGATCTTATTTTCTATTTAACGagttataaaaagaaattgttgAATGATTGGATTCAAATAATTGAAGGATACGATTTGTCATCAGCCAATGTTGTGTTGATCGCATCAACACCAGGTCGACACACTGGGTCAGCACTTTCCCACTGGGGTCATATGCGATTGCGTAAGGTTTTGCATTCAAAAATAAGAAGGGTAGATTCCAGCTGGCCTGTTATTGGTCAGTTTTCTAGTATTGGTTCTTTAGGGGCCAATGAAAACAAGTGGTTGTGTGGTGAATGGTTGACAAGTTTGGCTTCCTCCAACGCAGGGACCTTTGCTGGTCGTGTCAGCAACCTCCCCCCTCTGAAATTGGTATTTCCCACAGTTGAGAATGTTCGTCGTAGCTTGGAAGGGTATCCTGCCGGTGCCTCAGTTCCTTACAGCTCAGCAAATGCAACGAAACAAAAGTGGCTTAACTCATACATGCACCAGTGGAATGCTGACAATACCGGGCGCAGTGAAGCATCTCCACATATTAAATCGTACACTCGCATATCTCCGTATGAGACAAACGTTAGAGCAGCCTGGTTTCTATTAACCAGCGCTAATCTTTCAAAAGCTGCGTGGGGTGGGTTAGAGAAAAATGCTACCCAGCTAGCAATTCGATCGTACGAGCTAGGTGTTTTATTTATTCCTCCGACAACCCATGAGGACCTTAATCCACATGCAGGTGCTGCAAATAACACAGACGTGATTCCTGATTCGTATTTTCATCTCAAGACTCATGTAAAAACAAAGTGCTCTTTTTTCGTACCGTTTCATTTGCCGTTAACTCGTTACTCCTCCTCAGATAAGCCATGGACTTGGGATGCGCCCCATACAGATGCTCCTGATCGACATGGTAACATATGGGTACCATCGtaa